The Brachyspira aalborgi genome has a segment encoding these proteins:
- the alr gene encoding alanine racemase, giving the protein MSNYTIAEIDLSVLKNNINIISSIVKKTKILNILKANAYGHGIIEIAKASEKFKVDAIGVATVEEGIKIRKSGVKIPIIVLFQHFKSEFEEICNYNLSPTISNADFLPYYDNYMERFKGSLKLNVYIKIDTGLNRIGAKPEEALNLAKKVLSYKNLILEGISTHYASADMNDEESINFTKKQIITFNEVVNNLKENNIKLNIIHSANSAAILSYKESYFDMVRAGIILYGYPQIETNLKIKPVMEVKSKIVLIKSLKKGESVSYGMTFKADKDTKIALIPIGYADGIPRKLSNNWNVKIKNKYYPVRGRICMDLMIIEIFDDKINIEDDVLIFGNDKELNAENMAKKSETISYEILTNIGERVKRVYKD; this is encoded by the coding sequence ATGTCGAATTATACTATCGCCGAAATTGATTTATCCGTTTTGAAAAATAATATAAATATAATATCTTCTATTGTTAAAAAAACTAAAATTCTTAATATATTAAAAGCTAACGCTTATGGGCATGGAATAATTGAAATAGCGAAAGCCTCTGAAAAATTCAAAGTTGACGCTATCGGAGTCGCCACAGTCGAAGAAGGTATAAAAATAAGAAAAAGCGGAGTTAAAATTCCTATTATAGTTTTATTTCAACATTTCAAATCGGAGTTTGAAGAAATTTGTAATTATAATTTAAGTCCGACTATAAGCAATGCCGATTTTCTGCCTTATTATGATAATTATATGGAAAGATTTAAAGGTTCTTTGAAATTAAATGTATATATAAAAATAGATACGGGATTAAATAGAATTGGCGCTAAACCCGAAGAGGCTTTAAATTTGGCTAAAAAAGTTTTATCTTATAAAAATTTAATTTTAGAAGGAATAAGCACGCATTATGCATCCGCCGATATGAATGACGAAGAATCTATAAATTTTACAAAAAAACAAATAATAACTTTTAACGAAGTTGTAAATAACTTAAAAGAAAATAATATAAAACTTAATATAATTCATAGCGCAAACTCTGCAGCGATATTATCTTATAAAGAATCTTATTTTGATATGGTTAGAGCGGGAATTATTTTATATGGTTATCCGCAAATAGAAACGAATTTAAAAATAAAACCCGTTATGGAAGTTAAATCTAAAATAGTTTTAATAAAAAGCCTAAAAAAAGGCGAGTCGGTTTCTTATGGTATGACTTTCAAAGCCGACAAAGATACAAAAATAGCTTTAATTCCAATCGGTTATGCGGATGGAATTCCGAGAAAATTATCAAATAATTGGAATGTAAAAATTAAAAATAAATATTATCCTGTTCGCGGAAGAATATGCATGGATTTAATGATTATTGAAATATTTGACGACAAAATAAATATTGAAGACGATGTTTTAATATTTGGAAACGATAAAGAACTTAACGCCGAAAATATGGCTAAAAAATCTGAAACTATTTCGTATGAGATTTTGACAAATATTGGCGAGAGAGTTAAAAGAGTATATAAAGATTAA
- a CDS encoding alanine/glycine:cation symporter family protein: MEMIEKINGIINNFIWGPVMLILLVGTGIFLTIIIGFFQITHIKLWVKGTFGAMFKKHLDDINITPFQAVSTALASTVGTGNIVGVTTAIISGGPGALFWMWFAAFFGMVTKYSEVLLAVKFREKDSNGQHFGGPMYYLSKGANITWLGALFSALATLACFGIGNLTQINAMANVVNQNFGVPNLYTGIAVTIIVAIIIIGGIKRIGAVAEKLVPLMCLFYLVCGIIIIFLNLEKIPGILKVVVSEAFSFKQVGAGFMGYTIAMGMRYGFARGIFSNEAGMGSAPMAHASSNNKNPVEQALWGIFEVFVDTFLVCSITGIVMLLNLNLANETNLKGAPLISEAFRVSMPGSDFYIGSTILTVSLFLFAFTTLVGWSHYGVVSLGYLTKNNKIAELIFKIIFIILIVVGSVSELELVWNIADTLNGLMAIPNLIGLLILSPVIAKTTRDYLNNPNSINMND, from the coding sequence ATGGAAATGATAGAAAAAATTAACGGCATTATCAACAATTTTATATGGGGACCTGTAATGTTAATATTATTAGTTGGAACGGGAATCTTCTTAACTATAATAATTGGTTTCTTTCAAATAACTCATATAAAATTATGGGTTAAAGGAACTTTTGGCGCGATGTTTAAAAAGCATTTGGACGATATTAATATTACTCCTTTTCAAGCGGTAAGCACTGCATTGGCAAGCACTGTAGGAACGGGAAATATAGTCGGAGTTACTACGGCGATTATTTCGGGCGGACCTGGGGCTTTATTTTGGATGTGGTTTGCAGCTTTTTTTGGAATGGTTACAAAATATTCTGAAGTTTTATTAGCCGTTAAATTTAGAGAAAAAGATTCTAACGGACAACATTTTGGCGGACCTATGTATTATTTATCTAAAGGAGCGAATATTACTTGGCTTGGCGCTTTATTTTCCGCTCTTGCGACTTTGGCATGTTTTGGAATAGGCAATTTAACTCAAATTAACGCTATGGCGAATGTAGTTAATCAAAATTTTGGAGTCCCTAATTTATATACGGGAATTGCGGTTACTATTATAGTTGCAATTATAATAATTGGAGGCATTAAAAGAATAGGAGCTGTCGCCGAAAAATTAGTTCCTTTAATGTGTTTATTTTATTTAGTATGCGGAATAATAATTATATTTCTTAATTTAGAGAAAATTCCTGGAATATTAAAAGTCGTAGTTTCAGAGGCTTTTTCTTTTAAGCAAGTCGGAGCTGGTTTTATGGGTTATACTATAGCTATGGGAATGAGATACGGTTTTGCAAGAGGAATTTTTTCAAATGAAGCTGGCATGGGTTCTGCGCCTATGGCTCATGCATCTTCTAATAATAAAAATCCCGTTGAGCAAGCTCTTTGGGGAATATTTGAAGTATTTGTCGATACTTTTTTAGTATGTTCAATAACGGGAATAGTAATGCTTTTAAATTTAAACTTGGCAAATGAAACTAATCTTAAAGGAGCGCCTTTAATTTCAGAAGCGTTTAGAGTGTCTATGCCTGGTAGCGATTTTTATATAGGCTCTACTATATTAACGGTTTCTTTATTTCTTTTTGCTTTCACGACTCTCGTAGGTTGGTCGCATTATGGAGTTGTAAGTTTAGGATATTTAACTAAAAACAATAAAATAGCGGAGTTAATATTTAAAATAATTTTTATTATATTAATAGTCGTTGGTTCTGTAAGCGAACTTGAATTAGTATGGAATATTGCAGACACATTAAACGGTTTAATGGCAATACCAAATTTAATTGGGCTTTTAATACTCTCGCCTGTAATAGCGAAAACTACAAGAGATTATTTGAATAATCCTAATTCTATAAATATGAATGATTAA
- a CDS encoding chromosome segregation SMC family protein codes for MYIKNLNLHGFKSFAIETNIEFNEGVTVVLGPNGIGKSNIVEAFLWVMGEQSASRLRMDASKGLESVIFHGTDTRKPSSLAQITLTLDNKNKWIKKYDKEEITVTRKYYRKGLSEYYINDEQVRLKDIVDMFLDTGLGKNAYSVIKQGTVSEIAKQKPEERRSIIENAAGISKYLERRREATKKLEESERNLDNVKIEIKNAEKYYKSLKEQAARTERYYSLIDERKKISISINVNQVKKSKINLEELIKNLEELNNKKIELEKELKELDNQKQMELLKFEETRNLSIELDKQVSLIDKELIHIEKMSNQLKIQLENKDKEKEENINRKNILDKRIEENKNQVKELEEDIKNIIENIERALKELEEEENNIANEQNKIASLNDEIAALTQNNQNANLKISDARERQLEAINKIITEIDEKKKDIMGNSFYQNIGKHESDIDIGFNNLLNAIDSKMNSIKEFEEYNILNNFNELNFHSISGFIEKLKDSLDNEKNDALFLQGIFKEYTKIKNPFFDLLFDKEGAYMQKENIDKEIAELENHIKNNNDKIEEINNQIKISTENINRANSNLTTLTVEKAKYETNKKAIEERKEIIIKNIKLIEEEVLSHNEKFNKLEEDYKNLNEEFKQNNINFKELEKKKSQMESESRSKANEIKKAESTLSNFEASHSKRVKRLNEVNDNIARISERINQTNEKINDIYNHFYENYALNLKDFENETHNLIDEETFKNKLNAVNDKIKNLGHINEMALDEYQEAKNRFEFLSKQKEDLEKSKEEILKIIFDANKKAGEDFLKTFNEINKKFSETFRILFGGGNAGLKIQNEEDLLNSPIDIFAQPPGKKMENIVSYSGGELTMTGLALVFAIFLYRPSPFCILDEVDAALDGANIIRFKNMVKGLSNKTQFLIITHNEVSATIADAYYGITAEEKGVSKIFTVKVDKDGTINGSKDKVVSEN; via the coding sequence ATGTATATAAAGAATCTTAATTTGCATGGATTCAAATCATTTGCTATAGAAACGAATATAGAATTCAACGAAGGCGTTACGGTTGTTCTAGGTCCAAACGGAATAGGAAAAAGCAATATTGTTGAAGCTTTTTTATGGGTTATGGGCGAACAGTCGGCAAGCAGATTGAGAATGGACGCTTCAAAAGGGCTTGAAAGCGTTATATTTCATGGAACGGATACAAGAAAACCATCTTCGCTCGCTCAAATAACTTTAACTTTAGACAATAAAAATAAATGGATAAAGAAATACGATAAAGAAGAGATTACGGTAACAAGAAAATATTATAGAAAAGGTTTGTCGGAATATTATATAAATGACGAACAGGTTAGATTAAAAGATATAGTCGATATGTTTTTAGATACGGGACTTGGAAAAAACGCGTATTCCGTTATTAAACAAGGAACTGTATCGGAAATTGCTAAACAAAAACCCGAAGAGAGAAGAAGCATAATAGAAAATGCGGCGGGAATAAGTAAGTATCTTGAAAGAAGAAGAGAAGCTACAAAAAAATTAGAAGAGTCGGAAAGAAATCTTGATAATGTAAAAATAGAAATTAAAAACGCCGAAAAATATTACAAATCTTTAAAAGAGCAAGCCGCTAGAACTGAAAGATATTATTCTTTAATTGACGAAAGAAAAAAAATAAGCATTAGCATAAATGTAAATCAAGTAAAAAAATCAAAAATTAATCTTGAAGAGCTGATAAAAAATTTGGAAGAATTAAATAATAAAAAAATAGAATTAGAAAAAGAATTAAAAGAATTAGACAATCAAAAACAAATGGAACTTCTTAAATTTGAAGAGACAAGAAATTTATCAATAGAATTAGATAAACAAGTTTCTCTAATAGACAAAGAACTTATTCATATAGAGAAAATGTCTAATCAATTAAAAATTCAATTAGAAAATAAAGATAAAGAAAAAGAAGAAAATATTAACAGAAAAAATATTTTGGATAAAAGAATTGAAGAAAATAAAAATCAAGTAAAAGAATTGGAAGAAGATATAAAAAATATTATTGAAAATATAGAAAGAGCATTAAAAGAATTGGAAGAGGAAGAAAATAATATAGCCAACGAACAAAATAAAATTGCAAGCCTTAACGATGAAATTGCCGCATTAACTCAAAACAATCAAAACGCTAATTTGAAAATATCGGATGCTCGCGAAAGACAACTTGAAGCGATAAATAAAATAATAACCGAAATAGACGAAAAGAAAAAAGATATAATGGGAAATAGTTTTTATCAAAATATTGGAAAGCATGAAAGTGATATTGATATTGGATTTAATAATTTATTAAACGCGATAGATTCTAAAATGAATTCTATAAAAGAATTTGAAGAATATAATATATTGAATAATTTTAACGAACTTAATTTTCATTCTATTTCGGGTTTTATAGAAAAATTAAAAGATAGTTTGGATAATGAAAAAAATGACGCTTTATTTTTGCAAGGAATATTTAAAGAATATACTAAAATAAAAAATCCTTTCTTTGATTTGCTTTTTGATAAAGAAGGCGCTTATATGCAAAAAGAAAATATAGATAAAGAAATTGCCGAACTTGAAAATCATATTAAAAATAATAACGATAAAATTGAAGAGATTAATAATCAAATAAAAATATCTACGGAAAATATAAATAGAGCGAACTCAAATTTAACTACTTTAACGGTTGAAAAAGCAAAATACGAAACCAATAAAAAAGCGATTGAAGAGAGAAAAGAGATAATAATAAAAAATATAAAATTGATTGAGGAAGAAGTTTTATCTCATAATGAAAAATTTAATAAACTTGAAGAAGATTATAAAAACCTTAACGAAGAGTTTAAACAGAATAATATTAATTTTAAAGAGCTTGAAAAGAAAAAATCTCAAATGGAAAGCGAATCGAGAAGCAAAGCGAACGAGATAAAAAAAGCGGAATCTACTTTATCTAATTTTGAAGCGAGTCATTCTAAAAGAGTAAAGAGATTAAACGAAGTTAATGACAATATCGCTAGAATAAGCGAGAGAATAAATCAAACTAACGAAAAAATAAACGATATATATAATCATTTTTACGAAAATTACGCGCTTAACTTAAAAGATTTTGAAAACGAAACTCATAATTTAATTGACGAAGAAACTTTTAAAAATAAATTAAACGCGGTAAACGATAAAATAAAAAATTTAGGGCATATAAACGAAATGGCTTTAGACGAATATCAAGAGGCAAAAAATCGATTTGAATTTTTAAGCAAACAAAAAGAAGATTTGGAAAAGTCTAAAGAAGAAATTTTAAAAATTATTTTTGACGCCAATAAAAAAGCGGGAGAAGATTTCTTAAAAACATTTAACGAAATAAATAAAAAATTTTCCGAAACTTTTAGAATATTATTCGGCGGCGGAAACGCTGGCTTAAAAATACAAAATGAAGAAGATTTATTAAATAGTCCTATCGATATATTCGCTCAACCGCCTGGCAAAAAAATGGAAAATATAGTTTCTTATTCTGGAGGCGAGCTTACAATGACGGGCTTGGCTTTGGTTTTTGCAATTTTTTTATATCGTCCTTCGCCTTTTTGCATATTAGACGAAGTTGACGCCGCATTAGACGGAGCAAATATTATAAGATTTAAAAATATGGTTAAGGGATTGTCAAATAAAACTCAATTTTTAATAATTACGCATAATGAAGTATCGGCGACTATAGCGGATGCATATTACGGAATAACCGCCGAAGAAAAAGGCGTTTCAAAAATATTTACGGTTAAAGTCGATAAAGACGGAACTATTAACGGAAGTAAAGATAAAGTTGTTTCTGAAAATTAA
- the metX gene encoding homoserine O-acetyltransferase MetX codes for MSIKQKIPEVKFFDTNKTFKFENGETIDNLKIAYTINGRLNVKKDNAILICHAFTGDSNVSLWWSNFVGKNKAIDINKYFVICSNVLGGCSGTTGPSSKKSNGNSYYGTDFPTFTIKDIVKVQKILIDYLGIKKLYCVVGGSMGGMQVLQWTADYPNMLDKAIIIASSMSHSPMQIALNEIARQAITEDNEWYGGKYYGMSSPDKGLALARMLGHITYMSEEYMREKFGRKRKKSLKYFTPSFEVENYLHYNGEKFTSRFDANSFLYLTKAMDFFDIKEDIKKIKTKKNIALKKVLIISFISDWLYPSSQSLDIEEAYNYSNIETEYHEIKSNYGHDAFLIKNDEQTKYIKNFLKN; via the coding sequence ATGAGTATAAAACAAAAAATACCCGAAGTTAAATTTTTCGATACGAATAAAACTTTCAAATTTGAAAACGGAGAGACTATAGATAATTTAAAAATAGCCTACACGATTAACGGAAGATTAAATGTAAAAAAAGATAACGCTATTCTTATTTGTCATGCTTTTACGGGCGACTCGAATGTCTCTCTATGGTGGAGTAATTTTGTAGGAAAAAATAAAGCGATAGATATAAATAAATATTTCGTTATATGTTCAAATGTTTTGGGAGGATGCTCGGGAACTACGGGACCTTCTTCTAAAAAATCAAATGGCAATTCTTATTATGGAACGGATTTTCCAACTTTCACTATTAAAGATATTGTGAAAGTTCAAAAAATTCTTATAGATTATTTGGGAATAAAAAAATTATATTGCGTAGTCGGAGGTTCTATGGGCGGTATGCAAGTTTTACAATGGACTGCAGATTATCCTAATATGCTTGACAAGGCAATTATAATAGCAAGCTCTATGTCGCATTCGCCTATGCAAATAGCTTTAAATGAAATAGCGCGTCAGGCAATAACGGAAGATAACGAATGGTATGGCGGAAAATATTATGGAATGTCATCTCCAGATAAAGGACTCGCTTTGGCAAGAATGCTCGGGCATATAACTTATATGAGCGAAGAATATATGAGAGAAAAATTTGGAAGAAAAAGAAAAAAATCTTTAAAATATTTTACGCCTTCTTTTGAAGTTGAAAATTATTTGCATTATAACGGCGAAAAATTTACTTCAAGATTTGACGCTAATAGTTTTTTATATCTCACTAAAGCGATGGATTTTTTCGACATAAAAGAAGATATTAAAAAAATAAAAACTAAAAAAAATATTGCTCTTAAAAAAGTTCTTATAATTTCTTTTATATCCGATTGGCTTTATCCAAGTTCGCAATCTTTAGATATAGAAGAAGCTTATAATTATTCAAATATAGAAACGGAATATCATGAGATAAAATCAAATTACGGGCATGACGCTTTTTTGATAAAAAACGATGAGCAGACAAAATATATAAAGAATTTTTTGAAGAATTAA
- a CDS encoding GNAT family N-acetyltransferase, with product MIIRKAELNNLDSIVKIFEHARNYMKENNNPNQWGDNHPPTSLIEEDIKNSIGYVCLDNENNIVGYFCFYVGIEEDYNEIYEGNWLNDREYAVIHRIAVMSNQKGVGGFCMRFCFDKFKNIRIDTGKYNIPMQKLLQKEGYIKCGIIKIRRNGGERIAFQKTE from the coding sequence ATGATAATAAGAAAAGCAGAATTAAATAATTTAGACAGTATTGTAAAAATATTTGAGCATGCAAGAAATTATATGAAAGAAAATAATAATCCTAATCAATGGGGAGATAATCATCCGCCAACAAGTCTTATAGAAGAAGATATTAAAAATTCAATCGGCTATGTTTGTTTAGACAATGAAAATAATATAGTCGGTTATTTTTGTTTTTATGTCGGAATTGAAGAAGATTATAACGAAATTTACGAAGGAAATTGGCTTAACGATAGAGAATACGCCGTTATTCATAGAATAGCCGTAATGAGCAATCAAAAAGGAGTCGGCGGATTTTGTATGAGATTCTGTTTTGATAAATTTAAAAATATAAGAATAGACACGGGAAAATATAATATTCCGATGCAAAAATTACTTCAAAAAGAAGGTTATATAAAATGCGGAATAATAAAAATAAGAAGAAATGGCGGAGAGAGAATAGCCTTTCAAAAAACCGAATAA
- the murA gene encoding UDP-N-acetylglucosamine 1-carboxyvinyltransferase: MFKYVIEGSKNISGTVKISGSKNASLPLLVASILTDEPITLHNVPDLVDVHVLINILEPLGKKVDFKNNTTIIISQNGKSDEAPYKLVKKMRGSIIVLGPLLAKRKHCRVSYPGGCAFGPRPIDLHLKGMEMLGAEINLSGGYINASVKDRLKGNEITLSGKNGPTVLGTDNVMMAATLAKGRTIINDAAREPECVNLAELLLSMGAKIEGIGTSTLTIDGVDKLHGAEFEVIPDRIETGTFLAIAAAGRGKLKLEKTNHKHLTCVLDLLTSIGCDIKTTDDTIEIDATNRELKPFVIETMPYPGFPTDLQAIFTTLACAINGKSYIKETIYPDRFSNVPELIRMGADIEEKEASIIINGGKKLSGADIQASDLRAGAALVAAGAIAEGITNLHRIYHIERGYESLENKLNNININTKKEKDDIL; encoded by the coding sequence ATGTTTAAGTATGTTATAGAAGGTTCAAAAAATATATCAGGGACGGTTAAAATTTCAGGCTCAAAAAACGCTTCGCTTCCTCTTTTGGTAGCGTCTATTTTAACGGACGAGCCTATAACTTTGCATAATGTGCCCGATTTAGTAGATGTTCATGTTCTTATAAATATATTAGAACCTTTGGGTAAAAAAGTCGATTTTAAAAATAACACTACGATTATAATATCTCAAAATGGTAAAAGCGATGAAGCGCCTTATAAATTAGTAAAAAAAATGAGAGGCTCAATAATAGTTTTGGGACCTTTGCTTGCGAAAAGAAAACATTGCCGAGTTTCTTATCCTGGAGGTTGCGCTTTTGGACCAAGACCGATAGACTTACATTTGAAAGGCATGGAAATGTTGGGAGCTGAAATAAATTTATCGGGCGGTTATATAAACGCTTCGGTAAAAGATAGACTTAAAGGAAACGAAATAACTTTATCGGGAAAAAATGGACCAACCGTGCTTGGAACTGATAATGTTATGATGGCTGCAACTTTAGCAAAAGGCAGAACTATAATAAATGATGCAGCAAGAGAGCCTGAATGCGTAAATTTGGCTGAACTTCTTTTATCTATGGGAGCTAAAATTGAAGGAATAGGAACTTCAACTTTAACTATAGATGGAGTCGATAAATTGCATGGAGCTGAATTTGAAGTTATACCCGACAGGATAGAAACGGGAACTTTTTTGGCAATAGCGGCTGCAGGAAGAGGAAAATTAAAATTAGAAAAAACTAATCATAAACATTTAACTTGTGTATTAGATTTATTAACTTCTATAGGTTGCGATATTAAAACTACGGACGATACTATTGAAATTGACGCGACAAATAGAGAATTAAAACCTTTTGTTATAGAAACTATGCCTTATCCTGGATTTCCTACAGATTTACAGGCAATTTTTACGACTTTAGCATGCGCTATTAATGGAAAAAGCTATATAAAAGAAACAATTTATCCCGACAGATTTAGCAATGTCCCAGAATTGATTCGTATGGGAGCGGATATAGAAGAGAAAGAAGCGAGTATAATTATTAATGGCGGAAAAAAATTATCGGGAGCGGATATTCAAGCAAGCGATTTGAGAGCGGGAGCGGCTTTGGTTGCTGCGGGAGCTATAGCCGAAGGAATTACTAATCTTCATAGAATATATCATATTGAAAGAGGATATGAGAGTTTAGAAAATAAATTAAATAATATTAATATAAATACAAAAAAAGAAAAAGACGATATTTTATAA
- the flgF gene encoding flagellar basal-body rod protein FlgF, with the protein MVRGVYTGASGMIAQQERLDVVANNLANVDKPGFKRDTATFKAFPEMMAARTEDDGVVIFPLGSTDIRPYVGRMGTGVEVNEVFTEWEQGSLRETGNQLDIALSDKGFFAIETPNGERYTRNGSFLIDKDNYLVTKHGYKVMGENGYIQIKTNNYVIDEEGRVSVNKRYQNNDDFVQMTQNEWKDEEILDTLKIVRFENERYLKKEGESFWVDTQISGPAYIAQKGIDRPKVLSRFLEMSNVNPINEMVRMIEVQRAYELNSKSIATHDTLIGRVVNEVGRV; encoded by the coding sequence ATGGTTCGAGGAGTTTACACGGGAGCAAGCGGAATGATAGCGCAACAAGAGAGATTGGATGTTGTCGCAAATAATTTGGCTAATGTAGATAAGCCAGGATTTAAAAGAGATACGGCGACTTTTAAGGCTTTTCCTGAAATGATGGCTGCAAGAACGGAAGACGATGGAGTTGTTATATTTCCTTTAGGTTCTACAGATATAAGACCTTATGTTGGAAGAATGGGAACGGGCGTTGAAGTTAATGAAGTTTTTACGGAATGGGAACAAGGCTCTTTAAGAGAAACGGGAAACCAACTCGATATTGCTTTAAGCGATAAAGGTTTTTTTGCAATAGAAACTCCTAATGGCGAAAGATATACAAGAAACGGAAGCTTTCTTATCGATAAAGATAATTATTTGGTGACGAAACATGGTTATAAAGTAATGGGAGAAAACGGTTATATACAAATAAAAACTAATAATTATGTTATAGACGAAGAGGGAAGAGTAAGCGTTAATAAAAGATATCAAAATAATGATGATTTCGTTCAAATGACTCAAAACGAATGGAAAGACGAAGAAATTTTAGACACTTTAAAAATAGTTAGATTTGAAAACGAAAGATATTTAAAAAAAGAAGGAGAATCTTTTTGGGTTGATACTCAAATTAGCGGACCCGCGTATATAGCGCAAAAAGGAATTGACCGCCCGAAAGTTTTATCAAGATTTTTAGAAATGAGCAATGTTAATCCTATTAATGAAATGGTTAGAATGATAGAAGTTCAAAGAGCTTATGAATTAAACTCAAAATCGATAGCGACTCATGATACTTTAATAGGAAGAGTCGTAAACGAAGTTGGAAGAGTTTAA